The DNA region GGGCTTGACGCCCACGCCCTGGTGTGCGAACGTCACGTTGGGCTTGGAATCACCGCCTCGGAAATCGCCCTGCGGAAACTGCCCCTGCCGTGGAGGGAGATGGCCCCCCTAAGCCTGGCGGAGGAGATAGTCTGCTACGCGGACAAGTTCTTCTCCAAAAACGGAAACGCGGGCGGCGTGAAAAAGAGCCCGGAAGCCATAGAGGAATCCTTCAGGCGCTACGGCGTCGAGAGCCTGGGCCGCTTCGCCCTGTGGCGGCAAAGGTTTGGAGAACCCGGCTGAGAGGCTTTTTGCGGGTGGAAGGCGCTATGCCGCTTCGCCCTGGCCGGGTTATTTCCGGTAATTTTTTACAATGGTCAAAAAAAACTTGCCGTTTGGGGTTCACTCCGGTAATAGAAGATAAACCCAATCGGTAACATTTCAGGAAAACAGCCATGACAAAGACCGAAGAATACAAGCGCATGGCCGCCGAAGCGGCGGTTGAGGCGGTGAAGCCGGGAATGGTTGTGGGCCTCGGCACCGGAAGCACGGCCAATTACGCCATAACCCGCATAGCCAAGCTCCTAAAGAGCGGTGAACTCACCGACATAATTGGCATTCCAAGTTCCGTTCCCACCAACGACCTCGCAAGCTCCCTTGGGATTCCCCTTGCCACCTTCGCAGACCACTCCGTCATAGACATCACCATAGACGGGGCCGACGAGGTGGACAAGGACCTGAACCTCATCAAGGGAGGAGGCGGGGCGCTTCTGCAGGAGAAAATTCTGGCCCAGGTGAGCCGCGAGGTCATAATCATCGTGGACGAGGGCAAGCTCTCCGACAAGCTGGGCACAAGGTTCCCGCTTCCGGTGGAGGTGGTCCCCTTCGGGCTTCACACCGAAAAGCGCTTCCTGGAAAGCCTGGGAGCCAAGGTGAGCCTGCGGGAGAACGTCATCGCCAAGCCCTTCCGCACCGATCACAGGAATCTCATTCTGGACGCCGAATTCGGCCCCATAGACGATCCCTACGCCCTGGCCGAAAAACTGTCCCGGCGGGCCGGGGTGGTCGAGCACGGCCTTTTCCTGGGAGTCGCCACGGAAGTGGTCGTCGCAGGCAAAAACGGCATAACCCGTCTCAAGAAAAAGGGCTGACAGGCGAACATATAAATGCAGTCGGCAAAGGGGGGGCTTTCGGCCCCCCTTTGCTTTTTTCCGGGGGATTTATTTCCGTCAAGGGTTTTTCTTTCCTTCCGGGTTTGTTTTTCCTGAATTCCGCAATTTGGTTCCTCCGCCGTCGTTGACAAATCCTGGCCTTTTGGCTATGGCTTCCGTAAGACGTATTGAAAGTTTTCATGTCTTCCATAAACCGAGGAGGAAATAGTCAAAGATGGAAAGGCTTCCAGAAATAACCATCAACGGGACGGCCTACCCGTTCAATAACGGCGAGACCATTCTGTCGGTGGCGAAACGAAACGGAATAGACATCCCCACCCTGTGCCATCTGGCCAAGTGTACGCCCACCGGCGCGTGCCGGATCTGCGTGGTGGAGGTGGAAAAGGCCCGAACCCTCATGGCCTCGTGCTCCCTTCCGGCGGCGGGCGGAATGGTGGTTCAAACCGAATCGCCCAAGGTGGTGCAAAGCAGGAAGCTCATCTTGGAGCTTCTGCTGTCTTCCGGCCAGCACGACTGCGTGACCTGCACAGGCGCGGGCGAGTGCAGGCTCCAGGAGCTCTGCATGCGCTATGGCGTCACCGGCAAGAAGTTCGCCCCGACGCCTCCCCGTTACGCGCCGGAGGCCGAGAACCCGTTCATCATGCGGAATTTTTCAAAGTGCATCCTTTGCGGGCGCTGCGTACAGGCCTGCAACGAGGTCCAGGTCAACAACGCCATAAGTTTCGGTTATCGCGGCAAAAGGAGCAAAATCGTGGCTGCGGAGGACATTCCCCTGAAGGATTCCCAGTGCGTGTTCTGCGGCGAGTGCATCGAGGCCTGCCCCACCAATGCGCTGATGTACAAGAACGCCAACGTGAAAATCAGGCCCTGGGAAGGGCAAAAGGTGCGCACCACCTGCTCTTACTGCGGCGTGGGCTGCCAGATGTGGCTTCACGTGCTCGATAACAAAATCGTCAAAGTAACGGGAGTGGAGGAGTCCGGCCCCAACCACGGAAGCCTCTGCGTAAAGGGCCGCTTCGGCTACGATTTCGTGGGCCACCCGGATCGTCTCAAAACCCCGCTCATCCGGGAAGGCGAAACCTTCCGGGAAGCGTCCTGGGATGAGGCCCTTGACCTCGTGGCCAAAAAACTCGGAAACGTGCGCGACGCCAGCGGCCCGGACTCTATAGGCGTGCTAACCTCCGCAAGGGTTTCCAACGAGAGCAACTACGTGGTCCAGAAGTTCGCAAGAGGGGTGCTTAAGACCAACAACGTGGACCATTGCGCGCGACTCTGACACAGCTCCACCGTGGCCGGTCTGGCCACCGCTTTCGGTTCCGGCGCAATGACCAACCCCATCTCCGACATCGAGCTTGCCCAGGTCATACTGGTCACCGGCTCCAACACCACCGAGAATCACCCGGTTTTGTCAACCTACGTGAAACGCGCCGTGACCCAGAAGGGCGCGAAGTTGATCGTGATCGATCCGCGTGAAATTCCCCTCACCCGTTTCGCAACAAAGTGGCTGCGTCCCAAGCCCGGTACGGACATCGCCTGGATCAACGGCTTTTTGCACGTGATCTTCAAAGAGGGACTGCTTGACGAGGAATACGTCAAGGCCCGCACCGTCGGCCTTGACGACGTCAAAAAGGTGGTGGAAAAGTACACCCCCGAATACGTGGAGTCCATCACGGGCATCACGGCTGCCGATCTCGTGGAAGCCGCACGGCTTTATGCGGGGGTAAAGGCCGCCAGCATACTCTACACCATGGGCATCACCCAGCACATCTGCGGCACCGATAACGTCAAAAGCCTTGCGAACCTCGCCATGGCCTGCGGCAACGTGGGCGTTGCCGGCGGAGGCGTCAACCCCCTTCGCGGCCAGAACAACGTGCAGGGGGCCTGCGACATGGGCGGGCTTCCCAACGTGTATTCGGGCTACCAGGCCGTGAACAACGCGGCTTTCAAGGAGAAGATGGAAAAGGCCTGGGGAGTTACGGGCCTATCAGAAAAGGTCGGTCTCACGGCCACCCAGATGATACCGGCGGCCCATGACGGCTCCTTGAAGGCCCTCTACATCGTGGGGGAAAATCCGCTTGTTTCGGACCCCGACGTGACCCACGCGGAAGCCAGCTTAAGGCACCTGGATTTCCTGGTGGTAGAGGACATCTTCCTCACCGAAACCGCCAAACTCGCCCACGTTGTGCTTCCTGCGGCCTGTTTCGCCGAGGCCGACGGAACCTTCAGCAATACAGAGCGCAAGGTCCAGCGGGTGCGCAAGGCCGTGGAAGCGCCGGGCTCCGCCAAGGCCGACTGGGAGATCATAGCCGAAATATCTGGCCGCATGGGTTACCCCATGAACTACCGCAACGCCTCGGCCATTTTCGACGAGATGGCGCAGGTTACGCCCTCCTACTGTGGCATCAATTACGATCGCCTGGAAAAGGACGGCATCCACTGGCCGTGCACCGGAAACGACCATCCGGGAACGCCCTGCCTGCACGTGGACAAGTTCGCCTGCGGCCTGGGGGTCTTTTCCGCCGTGGAGTGGACCCCGCCCGCCGAAAGCCCGGACGCGGAATATCCGCTCACCCTCACCACGGGCCGGGTGCTGTACCATTATCATACGGGAACCATGACCATGAAGTCGGCGGGCCTTAACGCCCAATCCCCGGAATGTTTCGTGGAAATCGCCGCAGCCGACGCCAGAGATTTGGGAATCAAGGACGGCGAGATGGTGAAGGTCACATCCCGAAGGGGCAGCATAACCGTGAAGGCGAAGGTTTCGGGCATGACCGACAAGGGCACGGTTTTCGTTCCCTTCCACTGGTCCGATGCCGCCGCCAACAGGCTCACCAGCGCGGAAGCCCTGGACCCCATCTGCCGGATTCCCGAATATAAGGTGGGGGCGGTGAGGATCGAACTTTCGGCATAACAGCCTGTCCAAAAACGCGAACTGCTGTGTCAGACTGCGCCGGGCGGGTCGTCATGTACGAAAAGTACTATTCCTTCCCGCCCGGCTTGTCTTCCTTGCATTTCATCGTTTTTATCCAGGCTTCATATCAAGCCTTTTTCGACGGGCTGATAAGGCCGGTTTCTATGGATGACGGCATAACTACGGGACATAAGGCTTAAGGGAGACTTTACGCAATGGCTCAAACCAACGGAGTGACGAAACCGGATATCGAGGACGTCACCTTTGAAATGTGGATAAAGATCGACGACATCGCAGCCGAGTACAAGGGCAGGCCGGGCTCCACCATTCCGGTTCTCAGGCTCTGCCAGGAAACGGTGGGTTATCTTCCGAAGCCCCTTCTGGGCTACATAGCGGACAAAATGGGCGTGGCCAGAAGCGAGGTCTTCGGCGTTGCCACCTTCTATGCCCTTTTTTCCATGACCCCCAAGGGCCGCCACACCATAAGGGTGTGCGAAGGAACGGCCTGCTACGTGCGCGGGATCAAGGAAGTCATGGACCGCATTAAGAACCAGTACAAGATTCCGGTCGGCGGCACCACCGAAGATCGCCGCTTCTCCCTGGAATCCGTCCGCTGCCTGGGAGCCTGCGGCCTGGCCCCGGTGGTGGTGGTCAACCACGACACCTACGGCGCGGTGACTCCGGAGAAGATGGACGAGATTCTCACCAGATACGAATAAGTCCGGAAAGAGTGAATCTTCGCCCTGCCAAAAGCCGGGCCAATGAAATATGGATCACGGAGCTTTTCCAGCCCTTATTCCCCCTCCATTATGACGGGGGCTGCGGAGGAAAAGCAGGAGGACAACGAAATGCCAAACGCGGAAAAAACCGCAAAACCGATGGGTCGGCGAGTCAATTCAATCGATGAGCTGGAAGCCTGGCGCAAGGAGGTCATTGACGGCCTTGACCCCAACCGCCCCCTTATCGTGGTCTGCCACGGCACCGGGTGCGTTGCCGGCGGAAGCCCCTTTGTCACCAAGGCCCTGAAGGCGGCTTTGGAAGAAAGCGGCGTGGCGGCTGATTTGGCCATTGAAGTCAAGACCACCGGCTGCCAGGGTTTCTGCTCCAGGGGGCCGCTGGTTTCCATCTATCCCCAGGGCATATTCTACCAGCAGGTGAAGCCCGAAGACGCAGATGAAATAGTCAACGAAACCGTGAAGAACGGAAACCTTGTTGACCGCCTCCTTTACAAGGACGCCAAGACCAACCAGTATATTCCCAAGATCGACGACATTCCCTTCTATAAGCTCCAGCACAGGCTGGTGCTCAAGAACTTCGGAACCCTGGACCCCTGCTCCATTGAAGATTCCCTGGCCTCCGGCGGTTACAGGGCGCTTTCCAAGGCCCTTCTCACCATGACCCCGGACGGGATAATAGATGAGGTGAAAACCTCCTACATCAGAGGCCGTGGAGGCGCCGGTTTTCCCACGGGCCTCAAGTGGCGCTTTGCCCGCGACGCCCAGGGTGACGTGAAATACGTCCTTTGCAACGCTGACGAAGGCGATCCAGGAGCCTTCATGGATCGCTCCATCCTGGAGGCCGACCCCCACGCGGTCCTCGAGGGCATGGTGATAGCGGCCAAGGCCATAGGCTCCCACCAGGGCTACATCTATTGCCGCACCGAGTATCAGCTGGCCATCGAGCGCATGAACATCGCCATCGCCCAGGCCAAGGAAAGCGGGCTTCTTGGGAAAAACATCCTGGGAAGCGGCTTTGATTTCGACCTTGAAATCTACGAGGGCGCGGGAGCCTTCGTGTGCGGCGAGGAAACCGCCCTCATGGCTTCCATCGAGGGACGCCGTGGAATGCCACGCCCAAGGCCGCCTTTTCCGGCCCACCAGGGCCTCTGGAAAAAGCCGAGCATCCTGAACAACGTGGAAACCTTCGCAAATATTGGCCGCATCATTTATGAAGGCGGCGCGGCATACGCGGCGGTGGGCACAGAAACCAGCAAGGGCAGCAAGGTTTTCGCCCTTTCCGGCGTGGTGAACAACATCGGCCTCGTCGAGGTGCCCATGGGCATTCCCATACGCACCATAATAGACGACATTGGCGGCGGCATTCCCAAGAAGAAGAAGTTCAAGGCCGTTCAACTCGGCGGGCCATCGGGCGGCTGCGTTCCCACAGATCATCTCGACACCGTTATAGATTACGAGGAAATCGCCAAGGTGGGAGCCATCATGGGCTCCGGCGGCATGATCGTGATGGA from Deltaproteobacteria bacterium includes:
- the nuoF gene encoding NADH-quinone oxidoreductase subunit NuoF gives rise to the protein MGRRVNSIDELEAWRKEVIDGLDPNRPLIVVCHGTGCVAGGSPFVTKALKAALEESGVAADLAIEVKTTGCQGFCSRGPLVSIYPQGIFYQQVKPEDADEIVNETVKNGNLVDRLLYKDAKTNQYIPKIDDIPFYKLQHRLVLKNFGTLDPCSIEDSLASGGYRALSKALLTMTPDGIIDEVKTSYIRGRGGAGFPTGLKWRFARDAQGDVKYVLCNADEGDPGAFMDRSILEADPHAVLEGMVIAAKAIGSHQGYIYCRTEYQLAIERMNIAIAQAKESGLLGKNILGSGFDFDLEIYEGAGAFVCGEETALMASIEGRRGMPRPRPPFPAHQGLWKKPSILNNVETFANIGRIIYEGGAAYAAVGTETSKGSKVFALSGVVNNIGLVEVPMGIPIRTIIDDIGGGIPKKKKFKAVQLGGPSGGCVPTDHLDTVIDYEEIAKVGAIMGSGGMIVMDETTCMVDMARFFMEFIQDESCGKCTPCREGTRRMLDILEGICEGKGEPGDIEKLEELSEVIKESALCGLGQTGPNPVLSTLRYFRHEYEAHIYEKRCPAKRCAALLKFEIDIELCKKCGLCAKACPQNTIIWQKKEVAFLNKDGCVQCLSCYSVCPSGAIF
- the nuoE gene encoding NADH-quinone oxidoreductase subunit NuoE → MAQTNGVTKPDIEDVTFEMWIKIDDIAAEYKGRPGSTIPVLRLCQETVGYLPKPLLGYIADKMGVARSEVFGVATFYALFSMTPKGRHTIRVCEGTACYVRGIKEVMDRIKNQYKIPVGGTTEDRRFSLESVRCLGACGLAPVVVVNHDTYGAVTPEKMDEILTRYE
- the fdhF gene encoding formate dehydrogenase subunit alpha — protein: MERLPEITINGTAYPFNNGETILSVAKRNGIDIPTLCHLAKCTPTGACRICVVEVEKARTLMASCSLPAAGGMVVQTESPKVVQSRKLILELLLSSGQHDCVTCTGAGECRLQELCMRYGVTGKKFAPTPPRYAPEAENPFIMRNFSKCILCGRCVQACNEVQVNNAISFGYRGKRSKIVAAEDIPLKDSQCVFCGECIEACPTNALMYKNANVKIRPWEGQKVRTTCSYCGVGCQMWLHVLDNKIVKVTGVEESGPNHGSLCVKGRFGYDFVGHPDRLKTPLIREGETFREASWDEALDLVAKKLGNVRDASGPDSIGVLTSARVSNESNYVVQKFARGVLKTNNVDHCARLUHSSTVAGLATAFGSGAMTNPISDIELAQVILVTGSNTTENHPVLSTYVKRAVTQKGAKLIVIDPREIPLTRFATKWLRPKPGTDIAWINGFLHVIFKEGLLDEEYVKARTVGLDDVKKVVEKYTPEYVESITGITAADLVEAARLYAGVKAASILYTMGITQHICGTDNVKSLANLAMACGNVGVAGGGVNPLRGQNNVQGACDMGGLPNVYSGYQAVNNAAFKEKMEKAWGVTGLSEKVGLTATQMIPAAHDGSLKALYIVGENPLVSDPDVTHAEASLRHLDFLVVEDIFLTETAKLAHVVLPAACFAEADGTFSNTERKVQRVRKAVEAPGSAKADWEIIAEISGRMGYPMNYRNASAIFDEMAQVTPSYCGINYDRLEKDGIHWPCTGNDHPGTPCLHVDKFACGLGVFSAVEWTPPAESPDAEYPLTLTTGRVLYHYHTGTMTMKSAGLNAQSPECFVEIAAADARDLGIKDGEMVKVTSRRGSITVKAKVSGMTDKGTVFVPFHWSDAAANRLTSAEALDPICRIPEYKVGAVRIELSA
- the rpiA gene encoding ribose-5-phosphate isomerase RpiA yields the protein MTKTEEYKRMAAEAAVEAVKPGMVVGLGTGSTANYAITRIAKLLKSGELTDIIGIPSSVPTNDLASSLGIPLATFADHSVIDITIDGADEVDKDLNLIKGGGGALLQEKILAQVSREVIIIVDEGKLSDKLGTRFPLPVEVVPFGLHTEKRFLESLGAKVSLRENVIAKPFRTDHRNLILDAEFGPIDDPYALAEKLSRRAGVVEHGLFLGVATEVVVAGKNGITRLKKKG
- a CDS encoding HD domain-containing protein, with the translated sequence MDPIDVIQNFYDKGSKSYRVLVEHSRQVADLAVNIAVRLQLSESSRTFIYEAAMLHDVGIIGTDAPKLGCFGDDPYIRHGVIGRAMLEGMGLDAHALVCERHVGLGITASEIALRKLPLPWREMAPLSLAEEIVCYADKFFSKNGNAGGVKKSPEAIEESFRRYGVESLGRFALWRQRFGEPG